One region of Sebaldella sp. S0638 genomic DNA includes:
- a CDS encoding alpha/beta hydrolase family protein produces the protein MKLTVGFLMLILSFILLPYNVQVEKITSSTMNKTFNATVITPKTYGKTSKKYSVVYILHGWLNDYDSMNYHTEIGKLSDEYDFIIVMPDGNLNKWYYDSKINSELKFGTYVGKEVPEYIDKKYKTVKKRSGRAVTGYSMGGFGAFNAVFHYPETFGNVGSMSGAVEISGFDNKWNLRKVFGNYEDNKELWDSVAVKNNLDKLTDKKFNIVISCGDKDFFIDINREVHGKMLEAGIKHTYIERPGKHNWDYWREEIKFQLLFFSNYLK, from the coding sequence ATGAAGCTCACTGTGGGATTTTTAATGCTGATATTATCATTTATACTTCTGCCTTATAACGTTCAGGTGGAAAAAATAACCAGCAGTACCATGAATAAAACTTTTAATGCAACAGTAATTACACCAAAAACTTATGGAAAAACAAGTAAAAAATATTCAGTGGTTTATATTCTTCACGGCTGGCTGAATGATTATGACAGCATGAATTATCATACTGAAATAGGGAAGCTTAGCGATGAATATGACTTTATAATAGTAATGCCTGACGGAAATCTGAATAAATGGTATTATGACAGCAAGATAAATTCTGAGCTAAAATTCGGGACATATGTAGGAAAAGAGGTTCCGGAATATATAGATAAAAAGTATAAAACAGTGAAGAAGAGAAGCGGAAGAGCAGTAACAGGATACAGCATGGGCGGTTTCGGAGCTTTTAATGCAGTGTTTCATTATCCCGAAACTTTCGGAAATGTGGGAAGCATGAGCGGAGCAGTAGAAATAAGCGGTTTTGATAATAAATGGAATTTACGGAAAGTTTTTGGAAACTATGAAGATAATAAAGAGCTGTGGGATAGTGTCGCAGTAAAAAATAACCTTGATAAGCTTACGGACAAAAAATTTAATATAGTAATAAGCTGCGGAGATAAAGACTTTTTTATTGATATAAACAGGGAAGTCCACGGAAAAATGCTTGAAGCAGGAATAAAACACACTTATATTGAAAGACCGGGAAAACATAATTGGGATTATTGGAGAGAAGAAATAAAATTTCAGCTGTTATTCTTCTCAAATTACTTAAAATAA
- a CDS encoding BMP family protein translates to MKKILLVLTLSLLFLVSCGKKTEEAPKDGTAETKTETAAPASDMKVAIVYSTGGLGDDSFNDAAKRGLEEAKAKLGITYDEYEPKDPSAEAENQLRTYAESGQYNLIIATGFSMKDALLNVAKEFPDQKFAIIDERIEGQPNVASLSFKEHEGSFLAGALAAMMSKSNVIGYVGGAESPLIQKFEVGYVQGAKYVKPDIKVLVVYVGGTNAFNDPTSAKARTEALISQGADVIYHAAGASGKGVFQAAKEKGVYAIGVDSNQDGLAEGVILTSMLKRVDTAVFNIINETKDGKFEGKIYEYGMKEGGVGLTDFKFTREKIGEENIKKLEEIQKKIADGEIEIKSTR, encoded by the coding sequence ACAGAAACAGCTGCGCCGGCAAGCGATATGAAAGTAGCAATAGTTTATTCTACAGGAGGGCTTGGGGACGATTCATTTAATGATGCGGCAAAAAGAGGACTGGAAGAAGCTAAGGCAAAACTTGGAATCACATATGACGAATATGAACCAAAAGATCCTAGTGCTGAAGCAGAAAATCAGTTAAGAACTTATGCTGAAAGCGGACAGTACAACTTGATTATAGCAACAGGTTTCAGTATGAAAGATGCATTATTAAATGTGGCTAAAGAATTCCCTGATCAGAAATTCGCAATAATCGACGAGAGAATAGAAGGTCAGCCAAATGTAGCATCATTAAGTTTCAAAGAACATGAAGGTTCATTCCTTGCAGGAGCTCTTGCAGCTATGATGTCTAAATCAAATGTAATAGGTTATGTAGGAGGAGCAGAATCACCTCTTATCCAAAAATTCGAGGTTGGTTATGTACAGGGTGCAAAATATGTAAAGCCTGATATAAAAGTACTTGTAGTTTATGTTGGCGGAACAAATGCATTTAATGACCCTACTTCTGCTAAAGCAAGAACAGAAGCTCTTATTTCTCAAGGTGCAGACGTGATTTACCATGCTGCAGGTGCAAGTGGAAAAGGTGTTTTCCAGGCGGCTAAAGAGAAAGGTGTTTATGCTATCGGAGTAGACTCTAATCAGGACGGACTGGCAGAAGGCGTAATTCTTACTTCTATGCTGAAAAGAGTAGATACAGCTGTTTTCAATATTATTAATGAAACTAAAGATGGTAAATTTGAGGGGAAAATCTATGAATACGGTATGAAAGAAGGCGGAGTCGGATTAACAGATTTCAAATTTACTAGAGAAAAAATAGGTGAAGAAAACATCAAGAAACTGGAAGAAATACAAAAGAAAATTGCTGATGGTGAAATAGAGATAAAATCAACAAGATAA